AACTAGTCGGAACCGTTGTCATCTGAATGACCCAGCCAGCGCAGAACTGGCTGGTCATTAACTATCGTCTGGAGTAAGCAATGCCGTGTGAAGAACTGGATATCGTCTGGAACAATATTAAAGCCGAAGCCCGGGCGCTGGCCGACTGTGAGCCTATGCTGGCCAGTTTCTACCACGCAACGCTACTCAAGCACGAAAACCTCGGCAGCGCGCTCAGCTATATGCTTGCCAACAAGCTGGCGTCCTCGATCATGCCTGCTATCGCCATTCGTGAGGTGGTGGAGGAAGCGTACGCCGCAGACCCGGAAATGATCGCCTCTGCCGCATGCGATATCCAGGCCGTGCGCACGCGTGACCCGGCGGTCGATAAATATTCTACGCCACTGCTGTACCTGAAAGGCTTCCACGCCCTGCAGGCTTACCGCATCGGCCACTGGTTGTGGAATGAAGGCCGCCGCGCGCTAGCGATCTTCCTGCAAAACCAGGTTTCCGTGACCTTCCAGGTCGATATTCACCCGGCGGCAAAGATTGGCCGCGGGATCATGCTCGACCACGCTAC
This region of Enterobacter pseudoroggenkampii genomic DNA includes:
- the cysE gene encoding serine O-acetyltransferase — its product is MPCEELDIVWNNIKAEARALADCEPMLASFYHATLLKHENLGSALSYMLANKLASSIMPAIAIREVVEEAYAADPEMIASAACDIQAVRTRDPAVDKYSTPLLYLKGFHALQAYRIGHWLWNEGRRALAIFLQNQVSVTFQVDIHPAAKIGRGIMLDHATGIVVGETAVIEDDVSILQSVTLGGTGKTSGDRHPKIREGVMIGAGAKILGNIEVGRGAKIGAGSVVLQPVPPHTTAAGVPARIVGKPDSDKPSMDMDQHFNGIHHTFEYGDGI